One region of Limnospira fusiformis SAG 85.79 genomic DNA includes:
- a CDS encoding response regulator transcription factor → MPLTLLVVDDDLGTRLSISDYLEMSGYMVISATNGQEALELVEKHQPHLIVTDIAMPEMDGFELVKRVRSQPGFRLLPVIFLTAHTSTEERIRGYQLGCDNYLPKPFELDELGVVIRALLERSQLIEAEWRSRINEPLSNHTSPRYKRHHFHSLSTTNIHLTEREQQVLNLLTEGLSNVKIGNSLHLSSRTVEKYVSSLLRKTDSSNRAALVRFALENDLIN, encoded by the coding sequence ATGCCTTTGACACTTCTAGTCGTTGATGATGATTTGGGAACTCGCCTTTCGATTAGCGATTATCTGGAAATGTCAGGATATATGGTCATTTCTGCCACCAATGGTCAGGAAGCACTCGAATTGGTAGAAAAGCATCAACCACACCTGATAGTAACAGATATTGCCATGCCAGAAATGGATGGTTTTGAGCTAGTCAAGCGAGTTCGTTCCCAACCTGGTTTCCGTTTGTTACCAGTGATTTTTTTAACCGCTCATACCAGTACCGAAGAGCGGATTCGGGGCTATCAACTCGGGTGTGATAATTATCTCCCTAAGCCTTTTGAATTAGATGAGTTAGGTGTAGTGATTAGGGCGCTTTTAGAGCGATCGCAACTCATTGAAGCAGAATGGAGGTCTCGGATTAATGAACCCCTATCAAACCATACCAGTCCCCGTTATAAACGGCATCATTTTCACAGTTTATCAACTACCAACATTCATCTCACCGAACGAGAACAACAGGTTTTGAACCTACTTACAGAAGGATTATCCAACGTCAAAATCGGAAATTCTCTGCATCTGAGTTCTCGCACTGTCGAAAAGTATGTTAGCAGTTTACTCCGCAAAACTGACAGCAGTAACCGCGCTGCACTGGTACGGTTTGCCTTGGAAAATGACCTAATTAATTAA